The DNA sequence CAGGGCGATCTGGAGCACTGCGAACGCGTCGCCACGATCCTCGAGGATATCCGCCTAAAGGTGAAACTCGAGGTACAGTGACCTGGCCGCCCACAAGACCCGCCTCACACCTCACGCCGAGATGTGTCGCTTCGCTCAACATGACAAACCTCACACCCTGTCATGCTGAGCGAAACGACGAATCTCATCGACAACAACCCCGAATCCGACGCAGAGGATGCGATTGATCGCCGGTGCCACGCGAACGATTGGAACGATTGTACCGGGGCGCTTTGCACTCTGCCTACTGCATTCTGCCTTCATCGTTCGTCGTTGCCGCCCCTCAGGCCAGGCCGTCGCGGAACTTGGGCTCGGCGGCGTGCGCCCCGTTGCAGAACGGCTTATTGTCGGATCTGCCGCACCGGCACAGCGTCAATCGGTTGCGAACCTCGTAGTTTGTACCATCCGAGCCAACGAGTTCGATCCCGCCGCGCACCCAGAGAGGTCCGCTGCATTTTTCCGCGGGATCCTCGACGACGCCGATTGATTGACTCAGCGAGGGCTCAATCGCTTCTCCGGTGGACTTGTCGATGGCGATCAGGCGTCCGGCGGGGCAATTGCCGGTCTGGCGGATGAGATTCGCCCTGGTCTGAGGGTCATCGCTTTCTTCCACCTGGTTCCATACGCGCCCGTTCGGGTCGCAGAAGCGGGCGAACGCGCACAGGACCTCGGCATCCGCGAGTTGCATCGTCGGTCCGTCCAGCACGTCTGCCTGCTCCATCACCGTCTCGAGGCTCGCGGTTTCCGTCCCGTCAAAGCCGATCTTCGCATGGGTACCGTCGCAGAACGGTTTGTTTCTTGATTCGCCGCAGCGGCAGAGGTGATACTCCCCCGAGACGGGTAATTCGCGGCGCTCAGCCCAGGTGATGGACTCGCCCCTGGCGTTTGTCTCGATGTCCAGCACGGTAAGCGGCGCGGGGCCGGATACCAGATAGGGACCGTCTTTGGCGATCGTGATCCTAACGGGTTCAGTCATTCGTTCTCCCCTTCCTATCGCGCGATTCGGGCGCCGCGTCGTGACGCGCTCCACACGAGGTGCGGCGTGGCGCCCGGTTCATCAAACAGGATGGACACTGCGGATTCGCGAACCATCCCTATCGCCCGACCGATGGTCTCAGCCCCGCCGGTGTGGGTGGCGTAACTGGCGGCATCGCCGGCTCCGGCGCCGGCTCGGCGCCCACGGGGGCCTTCAGGCGGGCCAGCGCGGCAAGCGCTTCCGGATTGGTGGCCTCGATGCGCGTAACGGCCTCGTATTCGTTTCGAGCGCCTATCAGAGAGTTCTGAGCCTCGTAGAGTTTCGCCAGCCCGAGATGGGCGGTCACACTGCGGTCGTCCTTGGCCAACACCTTCTTGTACTCGGCTTCCGCGCTCTTCTGGTCGCCGGCTTTCGCCAGCATATCCGCCAGCCCGGTGCGCGACAGGGCATCTTCCGGGCGCAGTGCGATCAGCGCCCTGTAAGCCTCCGCCGCCTCTGTCCAGTGGCCGCGCCCGCTGGCGTAAGTCGCAAAGGCTCTCGCGATCCCTTCGTTCTTCGGATACTTTTTCGCCAGCGCCTGGAACGTTCCGATACCGTTGGCGACGCTTTGCGGGTTGATTTTCGTCTCCGGAATGAGAACGCCATCCTTGCTCGCATAGGCGTCGCCGAGCTGAACATAAATGCTGGGATTCGGCAGGCCCTTCGCGGCGGCCTTGTTATACGCCGCAATGACCGTATCGATCATCCCGTTCCGCTGGGCCATCGGGACCAACTGCTGGCTTATGAACGTATCCCCGGGCTGCTTCGCCCAGACGTTGATGAGCGTGTTGACGGCCTCCGCGCTCTTGCCCGAGGCCTCCTGGACACGCGCGACGTCCGTCGCCCAGGAATTGTCGAATTTGTTCAGCGTTCCTACCTTGCGGTATGCGGCGATTGCCCCGGCGGTATCGCCTTTCTTTTCCAGCGCCTTCGCCAGGCCCGATTGCAGCGTCGCATCATTTGGAGCCTTAGCCACCAGCGCCTTGTATTCCTTGATGGACTCATCTGTCTTGCCGGCGTCCAGCAGCACGCGGGCGATCAGCGGCCTGTAAATGGTCGACTTGGGGTTCGCTTTGGCGGCCAGGCGATATTGCGCGACCGCTTCGTCCCATTTCTTCTGCACTTCCAGCATCCCGCCCGCCATCTGGTACGTAGCCTCGATATCCTTGGCTTTGGCGGGCGCCGACGCCAATTCCTTCAGGGCATCGTCAATCTTGTTCTGGCGCTGCAGCAATTGTGCCTGGCGGATGTACGGGGAGGCGATGTTGGGTTGTGCCTTCTTCGCCATGTCGTAAATCTTCTTCGCGTCATCCATCTTGGCCTGGTCGCGATATTGATCGCCGAGCGCCAGAAACGCCTCGACGTTCTTGGGCTCTTCCTTCGTCCAGGTGGTGAGTTCCTGGATTGCCTTGTCTGGCTGGCCGCCCTGGAAATAGAAGTTCGCGATATCGCGGTGTTTGCTCTTATCCTTGGCCAGCAGTGGCTTGAACAACGCTACCGCTTTATCCGTCTGTTTCTTGCCGGAGTAGAGGCTGGACAGCATGTTCAGGCTCATCTGATCGTTCGGCTTCACCTTGAGAAGGCGCTCGTAGTAGGGGATCGCTTCGTCAGGCTTCCCGCCGAACTGCGCGGCGATCGCCGCCGACTGCAGCGCGGACGTATTATTCGGATCCACGGCGAGCAGGCGCTTGTACGTTTCGTTCGCCTTGTCGTTCATTCCGGACCGCTGGTATGCGTAGGCCAGCATGCCGTAAGCCTGCTTGTTCCGTGGATCTTCTTTGAGTATCGATTCGTAGATCGCCGCCGCTTCCTTGCCCTTGTTCTCAAACACCAGGGCGCCGGCCAGGTTCATGCGCGCCGCCGCGCGGCGGTTGGTCCCGGGCGCCTCCAGCACCTTCCGAAAGCGTTTTTCCGCCTCCGGGTACCGCTTCTGGTTGTATGCCGCCACACCCACAGCGAAATTCGCTTCGGGATCGTTCGGGTGATCCTTCAGAATTTTGCTGAACATCGCCGAGGACTGTTTCGTCTCGCCCAACTGCGCCTGCAACCGGGCGACGTTCGTTGCCGCCACAGTGTTCGACGGGTCCAGCGCGACCACCTTCTGAAACTGCGCCAGCGCCTCGCGCGGTTTGTTCGATTTCGCGTACATCAGGCCCAGGCTGAACGCCACCTGCGGATCATTCGGCGAGGTCTTCGCGATGATGAGGAGCTCGCGCTTGAGGTCCTCGTTCCGGTTCTGCGAGGCGTAAAGCGTCGCCAGCGACCGGTGAAGCGGGATGAAATCCGGTCGAAGCAGAACCGCCACGCGGAATTGCTTTTCGGCGGCCGACCGGTTTCCAAGCGCGTATTCGACCTCGCCCAGGGCGGCCCGCGCCAGCGGATCCTTTGGCGCCGCCGCCACGGTCCGCCGCAGCAACGGAGCCGCGTCGCCCCACCGGTGCTGAAGCACATAGGTGTCCGCGAGCGCCCGCATCGCCATCGGGTTCTTGGGATCGATCGCCAAAGCTTTCTTCAGCATCGTCTCCGCGCGGCCAGGGTCGTTCTTAAGGCGGTAGATAACGCCCATATTGACCCAGGCGGGAGCCACCTTTGGAAACGCTGCTACGATCTGCTGGAACCCCTTCAGGGCTTCATCGTACCGCTTCGCCTGCATGGATTTCACCGCGCGCTCGAACTGGGCCTGGGCCGCCTTCGCCCGGGCTGTATCCGCAGCCGACGGTGTCTGAGCGCGAACAAAGCCCGCGAATGGCAGCAGCAACAGAAGTACGGCGAAAGCGCGCGGGGCGCGACGTATGTTCATGGTTGACCTTTCGGTGTGTGGTGTTCTGGGGGCCGAAACGAGGCCTCACGCTGAAATTATTAGGGTAACGGGCGCTCGCAGTCAATCCGGCGCGCCCTCGTCCCAACGACGGTCCGCCGAAGGCCATACAGCCGGGCGCTTCCGTGTCCGCCCTCCGGGCGCTCGTAAACGCACTCAAATGGAACCCAACCGCGTGAACATCGTCCCGTTTAGTGTCTGGTTGGGTCCTCGTCCTATAATGACGTCGGCGCCCATCTCCGGGCCGAACTCAAGGAGGACTCA is a window from the Armatimonadota bacterium genome containing:
- a CDS encoding CDGSH iron-sulfur domain-containing protein, with the protein product MTEPVRITIAKDGPYLVSGPAPLTVLDIETNARGESITWAERRELPVSGEYHLCRCGESRNKPFCDGTHAKIGFDGTETASLETVMEQADVLDGPTMQLADAEVLCAFARFCDPNGRVWNQVEESDDPQTRANLIRQTGNCPAGRLIAIDKSTGEAIEPSLSQSIGVVEDPAEKCSGPLWVRGGIELVGSDGTNYEVRNRLTLCRCGRSDNKPFCNGAHAAEPKFRDGLA
- a CDS encoding tetratricopeptide repeat protein — translated: MNIRRAPRAFAVLLLLLPFAGFVRAQTPSAADTARAKAAQAQFERAVKSMQAKRYDEALKGFQQIVAAFPKVAPAWVNMGVIYRLKNDPGRAETMLKKALAIDPKNPMAMRALADTYVLQHRWGDAAPLLRRTVAAAPKDPLARAALGEVEYALGNRSAAEKQFRVAVLLRPDFIPLHRSLATLYASQNRNEDLKRELLIIAKTSPNDPQVAFSLGLMYAKSNKPREALAQFQKVVALDPSNTVAATNVARLQAQLGETKQSSAMFSKILKDHPNDPEANFAVGVAAYNQKRYPEAEKRFRKVLEAPGTNRRAAARMNLAGALVFENKGKEAAAIYESILKEDPRNKQAYGMLAYAYQRSGMNDKANETYKRLLAVDPNNTSALQSAAIAAQFGGKPDEAIPYYERLLKVKPNDQMSLNMLSSLYSGKKQTDKAVALFKPLLAKDKSKHRDIANFYFQGGQPDKAIQELTTWTKEEPKNVEAFLALGDQYRDQAKMDDAKKIYDMAKKAQPNIASPYIRQAQLLQRQNKIDDALKELASAPAKAKDIEATYQMAGGMLEVQKKWDEAVAQYRLAAKANPKSTIYRPLIARVLLDAGKTDESIKEYKALVAKAPNDATLQSGLAKALEKKGDTAGAIAAYRKVGTLNKFDNSWATDVARVQEASGKSAEAVNTLINVWAKQPGDTFISQQLVPMAQRNGMIDTVIAAYNKAAAKGLPNPSIYVQLGDAYASKDGVLIPETKINPQSVANGIGTFQALAKKYPKNEGIARAFATYASGRGHWTEAAEAYRALIALRPEDALSRTGLADMLAKAGDQKSAEAEYKKVLAKDDRSVTAHLGLAKLYEAQNSLIGARNEYEAVTRIEATNPEALAALARLKAPVGAEPAPEPAMPPVTPPTPAGLRPSVGR